One Camelina sativa cultivar DH55 chromosome 3, Cs, whole genome shotgun sequence genomic window carries:
- the LOC104777025 gene encoding agamous-like MADS-box protein AGL62, with translation MSSKKTKGKQRIYIKKIEKDEDRLVTLSKRRNGIYTKLSELAILCGADFAFLGYSGSGKAYTFGSPSFQAVVERFLNGEASSSSSHLQRSVFDAHHKAKIQELCELYNSLVDKAREEEAEEMKAAASVEPLPEDAWWKVDPMAVTDEEERKQLLEKFEGLYEKLCDEVDVRNQREDAAAKN, from the coding sequence ATGAGTTCCAAGAAAACCAAAGGAAAGCAAAGGatctatataaagaaaattgaaaaagacGAAGACAGGTTGGTCACATTGTCAAAGCGTCGCAATGGTATCTACACCAAGCTCAGTGAGCTCGCTATTCTCTGCGGCGCCGACTTTGCATTTCTCGGGTACTCTGGCTCCGGAAAAGCATATACGTTCGGCAGTCCATCCTTCCAAGCCGTTGTGGAGCGGTTTCTCAACGGCGAAGCCTCCTCGTCGTCTTCTCATTTGCAACGATCGGTCTTTGATGCTCACCACAAAGCGAAGATTCAAGAACTTTGCGAACTGTACAACAGTTTGGTGGACAAGGCACGTGAAGAGGAAGCGGAAGAGATGAAGGCGGCTGCGTCCGTGGAGCCGTTGCCTGAAGATGCGTGGTGGAAAGTGGATCCGATGGCGGTgactgatgaagaagagaggaagcaGTTGCTGGAGAAGTTTGAAGGGCTCTATGAGAAACTGTGTGATGAAGTTGATGTGAGGAACCAGAGAGAAGATGCTGCTGCgaaaaattaa